A DNA window from Microcystis aeruginosa NIES-843 contains the following coding sequences:
- a CDS encoding Uma2 family endonuclease: MVTVPLELNTSEIRAERRVTFYHLSWLSYQQILQALGENNRAHLFYDRGTLEITMPLEEHEFYRELIGLFIRILVVELGLKIKSMGSTTLAREDLERGAEPDNAYYIQNQAKVLGKRINLTEDPPPDLVVEVDITHTDINKLALYARLGVPELWRFNGQIWRIYRLEKGVYQEGEFSPTFPLVPKTKLYEFLATAKEDEVRAEKNLRAWLVSQLAKNN, encoded by the coding sequence ATGGTGACAGTTCCTCTGGAGTTAAATACTAGCGAAATCCGGGCAGAAAGACGGGTTACTTTTTATCATCTCAGTTGGTTATCCTATCAGCAAATTTTACAGGCACTAGGGGAAAATAATCGCGCCCATTTATTTTATGATCGTGGCACTTTAGAGATTACTATGCCCCTAGAAGAACACGAGTTTTATCGAGAATTAATCGGATTATTTATTCGGATTTTGGTGGTAGAATTGGGTTTAAAAATTAAAAGTATGGGTTCCACAACTCTAGCTAGGGAAGATTTAGAACGAGGAGCAGAACCCGATAATGCCTACTATATTCAAAATCAAGCTAAAGTGCTAGGAAAAAGGATTAATTTAACTGAAGATCCGCCCCCAGATTTAGTGGTGGAAGTGGATATCACCCATACGGATATTAATAAATTAGCACTTTATGCCCGTTTGGGAGTGCCGGAATTATGGCGTTTTAATGGACAAATCTGGCGCATTTATCGGTTAGAAAAGGGGGTTTATCAGGAAGGAGAATTTAGTCCGACTTTTCCCCTAGTTCCGAAAACTAAACTCTATGAATTTTTAGCCACTGCTAAAGAGGATGAAGTGAGGGCAGAAAAGAATTTAAGAGCATGGCTTGTTAGTCAACTAGCTAAAAATAATTGA
- a CDS encoding DUF6671 family protein, whose amino-acid sequence MFQDRIAILGTMHGKERVIAPILAQEIGLKVIVPDNFDTDRFGTFTRDIKRIGTQIETARSKAQQAIELSGYDIGIASEGSFYPYPHLPLISCNRELILLLDRVHNLEIIGQAIVTETNHAQQTVTNLAAALEFAEKIGFPSHGLVVMFDKNSLDSEHIFKGITDQKNLVKIVEDILDKNGKVHLETDMRAMHNPTRMKAIVAATANLVQKLNQLCPNCGCPGFDIIEITSGLPCGLCHFPTSLIKLELYGCQKCDYREEKLFPNGQKTADPMYCEYCNP is encoded by the coding sequence ATGTTTCAAGATCGGATAGCAATTTTAGGGACTATGCACGGAAAAGAGCGGGTAATTGCACCGATTTTAGCGCAAGAAATAGGCCTTAAGGTGATTGTACCCGATAATTTTGATACCGATCGCTTTGGCACTTTTACCCGGGATATTAAGCGCATCGGGACACAAATTGAAACCGCTCGCAGCAAGGCACAACAAGCGATCGAGCTTTCGGGATACGATATCGGAATTGCTAGTGAGGGTAGTTTTTATCCCTATCCCCACTTGCCGTTGATTTCCTGTAATCGTGAATTGATTTTATTGCTCGATCGAGTCCATAATCTAGAAATAATTGGTCAAGCAATAGTCACGGAAACTAATCACGCTCAACAAACTGTAACTAATCTAGCAGCTGCTTTAGAATTTGCCGAAAAAATCGGGTTTCCTAGTCATGGTTTAGTGGTGATGTTTGATAAAAATTCTCTCGACTCTGAGCATATTTTTAAGGGAATTACTGACCAGAAAAATTTAGTTAAAATTGTTGAAGATATTCTTGACAAAAACGGCAAAGTACACCTAGAAACCGATATGCGCGCTATGCACAATCCCACGAGGATGAAAGCAATTGTTGCTGCGACAGCAAATCTTGTTCAGAAACTTAATCAATTATGCCCTAATTGTGGTTGTCCGGGGTTTGATATTATCGAAATAACATCGGGTTTACCCTGTGGTTTATGTCACTTTCCCACCTCTTTGATTAAACTGGAACTATACGGTTGTCAAAAGTGTGATTATCGAGAAGAAAAACTCTTTCCCAACGGTCAAAAAACTGCCGATCCAATGTATTGTGAATATTGTAATCCCTAA
- the aroF gene encoding 3-deoxy-7-phosphoheptulonate synthase: MIIVMKVGSPEIEIERVSAEFEAWGLSPEKIVGKHKVVIGLVGETRELDPLQIQELSPWIETVLRVEQPFKRASLEYRHGEYSEVLVPTPNGVIPIGRNHTVSIVAGPCSVENEAMIVETAKRVAAAGAQFLRGGAYKPRTSPYAFQGHGESALELLAAARDASGLGIITEVMDAADLDKIVEIADVVQVGARNMQNFSLLKKVGAQPKPVLLKRGMAATIEDWLMAAEYILAAGNSNVILCERGIRTFDSKYTRNTLDLSCIPVLRTLTHLPIMIDPSHGTGKWEYVPTMAMASLAAGADSLMIEVHPNPAKALSDGPQSLTPDRFDRLTQELAVIGKTIGRWPQVPALV; this comes from the coding sequence ATGATTATTGTCATGAAAGTTGGTTCCCCGGAAATTGAAATCGAGCGCGTCAGTGCCGAATTCGAGGCATGGGGATTAAGTCCCGAAAAAATCGTCGGTAAGCATAAAGTTGTCATCGGTTTAGTCGGAGAAACCAGGGAATTAGACCCCCTACAAATCCAAGAATTAAGCCCTTGGATCGAAACCGTCCTGCGAGTCGAACAACCCTTCAAACGCGCCTCTTTAGAATACCGTCACGGCGAATACAGCGAGGTTTTAGTCCCCACTCCTAACGGTGTTATCCCCATCGGCAGAAATCATACCGTTAGCATTGTCGCCGGCCCCTGTTCGGTGGAAAATGAAGCGATGATCGTGGAAACTGCCAAACGAGTGGCGGCAGCCGGAGCGCAATTCCTCCGCGGTGGTGCCTACAAACCCCGCACTTCTCCCTATGCTTTCCAAGGTCACGGGGAAAGCGCTTTGGAATTACTAGCGGCGGCTAGAGATGCCAGTGGTTTGGGTATTATCACGGAAGTAATGGACGCAGCGGATCTCGATAAGATTGTCGAAATAGCCGACGTGGTGCAAGTGGGGGCGCGCAATATGCAGAATTTTTCCCTCCTGAAAAAAGTTGGGGCGCAACCGAAACCGGTCCTACTCAAGCGCGGCATGGCGGCCACTATTGAAGATTGGTTGATGGCGGCAGAATATATCCTCGCAGCAGGAAATAGCAATGTCATTCTCTGCGAACGCGGTATCCGCACCTTTGACAGTAAATATACTCGCAATACCCTAGATTTATCCTGTATTCCCGTTTTAAGAACTTTAACTCACCTGCCGATCATGATCGATCCTAGCCACGGTACGGGTAAATGGGAATATGTCCCGACCATGGCCATGGCTTCCCTGGCAGCCGGGGCCGATTCCTTGATGATCGAGGTACATCCTAACCCGGCAAAGGCCCTATCTGATGGGCCGCAATCCTTGACCCCCGACCGATTCGATCGATTAACTCAGGAGTTAGCGGTCATTGGTAAGACGATCGGGCGTTGGCCCCAGGTTCCGGCACTGGTTTGA
- the scpB gene encoding SMC-Scp complex subunit ScpB, with protein MSAEAHQEIRLATRLEAILYLKGQPVPLTEMVTLTNSDRLTVEDAMIELMSDYAHRDSALEVVETPLGYSLQLRSAYQNLIEDLIPAELGTGTLRTLAAIALKEPILQADLINLRGSTAYQQVQDLVERGFVRKRKQNEGRSYWLEVTDKFHQYFEVDNLREQGILEATDQE; from the coding sequence TTGAGCGCGGAAGCACACCAAGAGATCAGACTAGCTACCCGTCTAGAAGCGATACTTTACCTAAAAGGGCAGCCTGTCCCCTTAACCGAGATGGTGACATTAACCAACAGCGATCGCTTGACGGTGGAAGATGCCATGATCGAGTTAATGTCCGATTATGCCCACCGGGATAGTGCCTTGGAAGTGGTGGAAACCCCCCTCGGTTATAGTTTACAATTGCGGTCAGCTTATCAGAATTTGATCGAAGACCTGATCCCGGCCGAATTAGGCACAGGAACCCTCCGTACTTTAGCAGCGATCGCACTGAAAGAACCGATTTTGCAAGCGGATTTAATTAATTTACGAGGCAGTACGGCCTATCAACAGGTTCAGGACTTGGTAGAACGAGGATTTGTGAGAAAACGCAAGCAAAACGAGGGTAGATCCTACTGGTTAGAAGTAACCGATAAATTTCATCAATATTTCGAGGTTGACAATCTTAGGGAACAGGGTATTCTGGAAGCTACCGATCAGGAATAA
- a CDS encoding NAD(P)-dependent oxidoreductase → MKVGFLGTGLMGTPMVERLLNQKISVIAYNRTLEKLTALQQLGAKTVSSPEQVIQEADCLILMLTNAAAIQEVLGLNSEQSNFNNRTIIQMGTIAPSESKQLRDQIVAKGGEYLEAPVLGSIPEAKNGTLLVMVGATEKQFHQWSNLLAHFGQEPMLIGEVGTAAALKLALNQLIAALTSAFALSLAFLSQQGVDLEKFMTILRQSALYAPTFDKKLTRMLEENYANPNFPTKHLLKDVNLFLEESEKLDLTTFPLTGVQRLLEKALEMGFAEEDYSALYEALKKELSR, encoded by the coding sequence ATGAAAGTTGGATTTTTGGGAACAGGATTAATGGGAACGCCAATGGTAGAAAGATTATTAAATCAGAAAATTTCTGTTATTGCCTATAATCGCACCTTAGAAAAATTGACAGCTTTACAGCAGTTAGGAGCCAAAACAGTTAGCTCTCCTGAGCAAGTAATTCAGGAGGCAGATTGTCTGATTTTAATGTTAACTAATGCCGCCGCTATCCAAGAGGTTTTAGGATTAAATTCTGAGCAATCTAACTTCAATAATCGGACTATTATCCAGATGGGAACTATTGCTCCTTCTGAAAGTAAACAACTGCGAGATCAAATTGTGGCTAAAGGGGGAGAATATCTAGAAGCACCCGTGTTAGGAAGTATTCCTGAAGCTAAAAATGGGACTCTCTTAGTTATGGTGGGAGCAACGGAGAAACAGTTCCATCAATGGTCAAATTTATTAGCACATTTTGGTCAAGAACCGATGTTAATCGGGGAAGTGGGAACCGCCGCGGCGTTAAAATTAGCTTTAAATCAATTAATTGCCGCTCTAACCAGTGCTTTTGCTTTGAGTTTAGCTTTTTTATCCCAGCAAGGAGTAGATCTAGAAAAGTTCATGACTATCCTGCGTCAAAGTGCCTTATATGCGCCTACTTTTGACAAAAAATTAACCAGAATGTTAGAAGAAAATTATGCTAACCCTAATTTTCCTACTAAACATTTACTCAAAGATGTTAATCTCTTTTTAGAGGAATCGGAGAAGTTAGATTTAACCACTTTTCCCCTAACAGGAGTACAGCGCCTTCTTGAAAAAGCTTTAGAAATGGGATTCGCAGAGGAAGATTATTCAGCTTTATACGAAGCGCTGAAAAAAGAATTAAGTAGGTAG
- a CDS encoding S1 RNA-binding domain-containing protein: MDDFAKALDQYDYQFEKGQIVRGRVDQHTSDGAFIDIGGKSSAFISLREISLENVTSIAEALPIDAEFDFLITRGQDAEGQVTLSLRQLLLQKAWENVREISESGKSVQLRVTGVNKGGVTGEVEGLKGFIPRSHLIEKNDLDSLIGQLLTATFIQIDQENNKLVLSQREIARANAISQLAVGKLLSGTVVKLQPYGVFVDCGGVTGLLHAKQVTGASFNSPMTFFKVGQAIKVVVAEIDEYKNRISLSTKILEAHPGEILENFAEVMETAAERLKQAQGKNPES; the protein is encoded by the coding sequence ATGGACGATTTTGCCAAAGCTCTTGATCAATACGATTATCAATTTGAAAAAGGGCAGATCGTGCGCGGGAGAGTCGATCAACACACCTCCGATGGAGCATTCATCGATATTGGCGGCAAATCCTCCGCTTTTATTTCTTTAAGGGAAATTTCCCTGGAAAATGTTACTTCCATTGCCGAAGCTTTACCCATAGATGCAGAATTCGATTTTCTGATTACCCGTGGACAGGACGCGGAAGGACAAGTTACCCTGTCTCTGCGGCAATTATTACTACAAAAAGCTTGGGAAAATGTCAGGGAAATCTCCGAAAGTGGCAAGTCGGTGCAGCTGCGCGTCACGGGGGTGAATAAGGGGGGAGTGACGGGGGAAGTGGAGGGATTAAAAGGATTTATCCCTCGCTCCCATTTAATCGAAAAAAATGATTTAGATTCCCTCATCGGACAACTTTTAACCGCAACTTTTATTCAAATCGATCAAGAAAATAATAAATTAGTTTTATCTCAGCGAGAAATTGCTCGCGCTAACGCTATCAGTCAATTAGCTGTGGGTAAATTATTAAGTGGCACCGTGGTTAAATTACAACCCTACGGTGTCTTTGTCGATTGCGGTGGAGTGACGGGATTACTCCATGCTAAACAGGTGACAGGAGCCTCTTTTAATTCTCCCATGACTTTCTTTAAAGTTGGTCAAGCAATTAAAGTGGTAGTCGCGGAAATTGACGAATATAAAAATCGCATTTCCCTATCCACAAAAATCCTCGAAGCGCACCCCGGCGAAATTCTCGAAAACTTTGCAGAAGTCATGGAAACAGCAGCAGAAAGATTAAAACAAGCTCAGGGAAAAAACCCAGAAAGTTAG
- the rpsO gene encoding 30S ribosomal protein S15, translating into MALTQTKKQELISQYQAHETDTGSSELQVAFLTERINQLTEHLKANPKDHASRRGLLQMIGRRRGLLTYIQKKDQQRYQTLIGRLGIRR; encoded by the coding sequence ATGGCCTTAACCCAGACCAAAAAACAAGAACTAATCAGCCAATATCAGGCCCACGAAACCGATACAGGATCATCGGAGTTACAGGTAGCTTTCTTAACCGAGAGAATCAACCAACTGACCGAACACCTGAAAGCTAACCCGAAAGACCATGCTTCCCGTCGGGGATTACTCCAGATGATCGGTCGTCGTCGGGGACTGTTAACCTATATCCAGAAGAAAGATCAACAACGTTATCAAACCCTGATTGGTCGTCTCGGAATTCGCCGTTAA
- a CDS encoding NAD(P)H-quinone oxidoreductase subunit M, with product MLLKSTTRHIRIYTAEVKNNQLIESNNVLTLDVDPDNEFNWEEVALNKVYSKFDELVESYNGEELSEYNLRRIGSDLEHFIRSLLQKGEISYNLNARVQNYSMGLPKLG from the coding sequence ATGCTGTTAAAATCCACGACCCGTCATATTCGCATTTATACGGCTGAAGTAAAAAATAATCAATTAATCGAGAGTAACAATGTCTTGACTCTTGATGTGGATCCCGATAATGAATTTAATTGGGAAGAAGTGGCTCTCAATAAGGTTTATAGTAAGTTTGATGAATTGGTAGAGTCCTACAATGGGGAAGAACTGAGCGAATATAATCTCCGTCGCATCGGTTCAGATCTAGAACATTTTATCCGTTCTCTCCTGCAAAAAGGCGAAATTAGCTATAATCTCAATGCCAGAGTGCAGAACTATAGTATGGGTTTACCGAAATTAGGGTGA
- a CDS encoding class I SAM-dependent methyltransferase codes for MERILEPEVMDDREEAIEYDAMDFTEVNTNFAKEAVQLAGINARVLDVGTGTARIPIMISQLRPQWQIIAIDLADSMLEIGQKNILNANCQEQIKLEKVDGKNLPYQSEQFDLVISNSLIHHLENPLPFLREIKRVLKPNGGIFLRDLFRPDSEEIIQGMVREIDPNFSPRQAQLFKDSLHAAFTLAEIADLIQQSGLKNVKIYQSSNRHWTAIKTSKN; via the coding sequence ATGGAAAGAATTTTAGAACCAGAAGTAATGGATGATCGGGAAGAAGCGATCGAATATGATGCCATGGACTTCACAGAAGTTAATACTAATTTCGCTAAAGAAGCCGTACAATTGGCCGGTATTAATGCTAGGGTGTTAGATGTAGGAACCGGTACTGCACGCATTCCGATTATGATCAGTCAACTACGTCCCCAATGGCAAATTATCGCTATTGATCTGGCCGATTCTATGTTAGAAATTGGTCAAAAAAATATCCTTAATGCTAACTGTCAAGAACAGATAAAATTGGAGAAAGTTGATGGAAAAAATCTTCCCTACCAATCCGAGCAATTTGATTTAGTTATTTCTAATAGTTTAATCCATCATCTCGAAAATCCTCTGCCTTTTTTACGGGAAATTAAGCGAGTTTTAAAACCGAATGGTGGCATTTTTTTAAGAGATTTATTCCGTCCCGATTCCGAGGAAATAATCCAGGGGATGGTGAGGGAAATCGATCCTAATTTTTCTCCCCGACAAGCGCAACTATTTAAAGATTCTCTCCATGCCGCTTTTACCCTAGCAGAAATCGCCGATTTAATCCAGCAGTCGGGATTAAAAAATGTTAAAATTTATCAGTCTTCTAATCGTCATTGGACAGCCATAAAAACAAGTAAAAACTAA
- a CDS encoding dienelactone hydrolase family protein — translation MTINTQTVTIPNKDIDIDAYLAIPDRVGIYPAIIVIQEIFGVNDHIRDVTRRIAQEGYIAIAPAIYQRFAPGFETGYSIEDIEIGRQYKEQTKAAELISDIQATIDYLYSLPQVQKTGVGTIGFCFGGHVVYLVSTLEDIKVSASFYGAGITTGTPGGGQGTVKVTPQIKGTIYAFFGMLDASIPQKQVDEIENALIRYQIPHRVFRYENADHGFFCDQRASYNANAAKSAWDHVLELFSLLKS, via the coding sequence ATGACTATTAATACGCAAACTGTTACGATTCCTAACAAAGATATTGACATAGATGCCTATTTAGCCATTCCCGATCGGGTGGGAATTTATCCGGCAATTATCGTGATTCAGGAAATATTCGGCGTAAACGACCATATTCGCGATGTCACCCGCAGAATTGCCCAAGAAGGCTATATAGCGATCGCTCCTGCCATTTATCAGCGATTCGCTCCGGGTTTTGAAACGGGGTACAGTATAGAAGATATAGAAATCGGTCGTCAGTACAAAGAACAAACCAAAGCAGCCGAATTAATCAGCGATATCCAAGCCACCATCGATTATCTTTATAGTTTGCCACAGGTGCAAAAAACCGGTGTCGGCACGATCGGTTTTTGTTTTGGTGGTCATGTGGTTTATCTTGTCTCCACTCTAGAGGATATCAAAGTTAGTGCCTCTTTTTACGGTGCGGGAATCACCACGGGAACCCCTGGGGGTGGCCAAGGGACAGTGAAGGTGACTCCCCAAATCAAGGGGACAATCTACGCATTTTTCGGGATGTTAGATGCGAGTATTCCTCAAAAGCAAGTGGATGAGATAGAAAACGCATTAATCCGTTATCAAATTCCTCATCGAGTTTTCCGCTATGAAAATGCCGACCATGGCTTTTTCTGCGACCAAAGGGCTAGTTATAATGCTAATGCGGCCAAATCTGCTTGGGATCATGTGCTAGAGTTATTTAGCCTTCTTAAATCTTAA
- a CDS encoding DUF760 domain-containing protein encodes MTFNPDFFPWETEEQNDNCLMQYLQQQHPETLERIAQSVSSEIKDIISQNVKGLVGMLPSEDFAVQITTDRENLANLLASAMMTGYFLGQVEKRHHLESILLATESIKLGKKPKID; translated from the coding sequence ATGACTTTTAATCCTGATTTTTTTCCCTGGGAAACCGAAGAACAAAATGATAACTGTCTGATGCAGTATCTCCAGCAGCAGCATCCTGAAACCCTTGAGAGAATAGCCCAATCGGTCAGTAGCGAAATTAAAGATATTATCTCGCAAAACGTCAAGGGATTGGTGGGAATGTTGCCCTCAGAGGACTTTGCGGTACAAATTACCACCGACCGCGAGAATTTGGCGAATCTTCTCGCTTCAGCGATGATGACAGGTTATTTCCTCGGTCAAGTGGAGAAGCGCCATCATTTAGAATCAATTTTGTTAGCTACAGAATCAATTAAATTGGGCAAAAAACCAAAAATAGATTAA
- a CDS encoding PAM68 family protein yields the protein MASESKSTEKKERLPFEPRQNKRKTPKIAPSPVPPPLKNRSEETSLKAIPQVVSQRMAKRMAVFCGLPTALGIASFFGFYWIISHDLLEIPSYVAMLVSLSLFGLGFIGLSYGIFSASWDEDRVGDWLGWQEFQANFGRTIAAWRSGKKEVEEK from the coding sequence ATGGCCTCTGAATCGAAATCGACGGAGAAAAAAGAACGTCTCCCCTTTGAGCCGCGCCAAAATAAGCGAAAAACCCCGAAAATTGCCCCTAGTCCCGTGCCACCGCCCCTAAAAAATCGCTCCGAGGAAACCAGCTTAAAGGCGATTCCGCAAGTGGTCAGTCAACGGATGGCCAAACGGATGGCGGTATTTTGTGGCCTGCCGACGGCACTGGGGATAGCTTCCTTTTTTGGCTTCTACTGGATTATTAGCCACGATCTTCTCGAAATCCCTTCCTACGTCGCCATGCTCGTCAGTTTAAGCCTATTTGGTCTAGGTTTCATCGGTCTGAGTTATGGCATCTTCTCCGCTTCTTGGGATGAGGATCGGGTGGGGGATTGGCTAGGATGGCAAGAATTTCAAGCTAATTTTGGCAGAACGATCGCCGCCTGGCGGTCCGGCAAAAAAGAAGTGGAAGAAAAATAG
- a CDS encoding Cof-type HAD-IIB family hydrolase produces MDIRLIVVDVDGTIAGDNNQVNPAVVQAVSAVQKKGIPVAIGTGRMYRSALRFHKRLKSTLPLIAYNGAWIQDPVSQVHHRHTPISPDLAIDLLDYLEQPQWKEKISLNFYMDDVLYVRQLNAETEFYRQRSGIIAQAVGDLRKVAHKTTKILAMGEDKQFIAEIWHHLQQRYQNQDLYFTQSSPTFFEVTHVEATKGSATQFLAEDILGLQPQNVMAIGDNFNDVSMLTYAGVGVAMGNAPQAVKDQADWVAPSVDLNGVAVALEKFVLI; encoded by the coding sequence GTGGATATTCGCTTAATCGTTGTCGATGTGGATGGAACGATCGCCGGTGATAACAATCAGGTTAATCCAGCTGTGGTGCAAGCTGTCTCGGCCGTCCAAAAAAAGGGAATTCCCGTCGCTATTGGCACTGGTAGGATGTACCGCTCGGCTTTACGTTTTCATAAACGCCTTAAATCCACTTTACCTTTAATTGCTTACAATGGCGCTTGGATTCAAGATCCTGTTTCCCAAGTTCACCATCGACATACTCCCATTTCCCCCGACTTGGCGATCGATCTTTTAGATTATCTCGAACAACCCCAATGGAAAGAGAAAATCTCCCTTAATTTTTATATGGACGATGTGCTTTATGTGCGGCAATTAAACGCGGAAACGGAATTCTATCGGCAGCGATCGGGTATTATTGCCCAAGCAGTGGGAGATTTACGCAAAGTTGCCCACAAAACCACTAAAATCCTGGCCATGGGGGAAGATAAGCAATTTATCGCCGAGATTTGGCATCATTTACAGCAACGCTATCAAAATCAAGATTTATACTTTACCCAATCGAGTCCGACTTTTTTTGAAGTTACCCACGTTGAGGCCACTAAGGGAAGCGCCACCCAATTTTTGGCCGAAGATATCCTAGGATTACAACCGCAAAACGTTATGGCGATCGGTGATAATTTTAATGATGTTTCTATGCTCACCTATGCGGGTGTCGGTGTTGCCATGGGTAATGCTCCCCAAGCTGTTAAGGATCAAGCCGATTGGGTTGCCCCTAGTGTAGACTTAAATGGGGTTGCCGTGGCCTTGGAAAAGTTTGTTTTAATTTGA
- a CDS encoding Uma2 family endonuclease: protein MVTVPLELNTSEIRAERRVTFYHLNWLSYQQILQALGENNRAHLFYDRGTLEITMPLEEHEFYRELIGRFIYFLVSELGLKIKSMGSTTLAREDLERGAEPDNAYYIQNQAKVLGKRINLTEDPPPDLVVEVDITHTDINKLALYARLGVPELWRFNGQIWRIYRLEKGVYQEGEFSPTFPLVPKTKLYEFLATAKEDEVKAEKNLRAWLVSQLAKNN, encoded by the coding sequence ATGGTGACAGTTCCTCTGGAGTTAAATACTAGCGAAATCCGGGCAGAAAGACGGGTTACTTTTTATCATCTCAATTGGTTATCCTATCAGCAAATTTTACAGGCACTAGGGGAAAATAATCGCGCCCATTTATTTTATGATCGTGGCACTTTAGAAATTACTATGCCCCTAGAAGAACACGAGTTTTATCGAGAATTAATCGGACGTTTTATCTATTTTTTGGTGTCCGAATTGGGTTTAAAAATTAAAAGTATGGGTTCCACAACTCTAGCTAGGGAAGATTTAGAACGAGGAGCAGAACCCGATAATGCCTACTATATTCAAAATCAAGCTAAAGTGCTAGGAAAAAGGATTAATTTAACTGAAGATCCGCCCCCAGATTTAGTGGTGGAAGTGGATATCACCCATACGGATATTAATAAATTAGCACTTTATGCCCGTTTGGGAGTGCCGGAATTATGGCGTTTTAATGGACAAATCTGGCGCATTTATCGGTTAGAAAAGGGGGTTTATCAGGAAGGAGAATTTAGTCCGACTTTTCCCCTAGTTCCCAAAACTAAACTCTATGAATTTTTAGCCACTGCTAAAGAGGATGAAGTGAAGGCAGAAAAGAATTTAAGAGCATGGCTTGTTAGTCAACTAGCTAAAAATAATTAA
- a CDS encoding ISAs1-like element ISMae8 family transposase: protein MLSLIEKLKQVKDFRKDKGKRHPLWIVLVVIILGTMLGYSGYRELGEFAKNNRHRLSKEFNIIPERVPSYSTIRRVMMGVDWQSLLKMFNEWALEEYGQRDDINWLGMDGKSLKNTLKNPNNEQQNFIMFVSLFSQESGLVLHLKRIENKKGSEIDEGQAIIEDCSLQNKVFTGDALHCQKKTISLIAKSKNDYVITVKGNQKNLYKRIQDLSNSSKPESCFLEQDNSHGRKISRKIEVFKVRKNERQGFENLRRVIKVERKGSRGDKTYEETAYYISSLTESAQVFAKIIRGHWKIENQLHWVKDVIFEEDKSEISDFQAASNWSILTTIGLNLFRGLGFLSITEGQRWLAERWEKLIVLST, encoded by the coding sequence ATGTTGAGCTTAATAGAAAAACTGAAACAAGTCAAGGACTTTCGGAAAGATAAAGGAAAAAGACACCCTTTATGGATAGTATTAGTAGTAATAATACTGGGAACAATGCTAGGATACTCAGGTTATAGAGAACTAGGAGAGTTTGCTAAAAATAATCGGCACAGGCTCAGTAAAGAATTTAACATAATTCCAGAAAGAGTCCCATCCTATTCAACAATTAGAAGGGTAATGATGGGAGTTGACTGGCAGAGTTTGTTAAAAATGTTTAATGAATGGGCATTAGAAGAATATGGACAAAGAGATGATATAAATTGGCTAGGTATGGATGGAAAAAGTCTCAAAAACACCCTAAAGAATCCTAATAATGAACAACAAAATTTTATCATGTTTGTCTCATTGTTTAGTCAAGAAAGTGGATTAGTATTACACTTAAAAAGAATCGAAAACAAAAAAGGGTCTGAAATCGACGAAGGGCAAGCTATAATTGAGGATTGCTCTCTCCAAAATAAAGTTTTTACTGGCGATGCTTTACACTGTCAGAAAAAAACAATCAGCTTAATAGCCAAGAGTAAAAATGACTATGTTATCACCGTTAAAGGAAATCAGAAAAATCTTTATAAGCGAATACAAGACCTGAGTAATTCCTCAAAGCCAGAAAGTTGCTTTCTTGAACAAGATAATAGTCATGGACGAAAAATATCAAGAAAAATAGAAGTTTTTAAAGTGAGAAAAAATGAAAGACAAGGGTTTGAAAATCTGCGAAGAGTTATTAAAGTAGAAAGAAAGGGTAGTCGCGGGGATAAAACCTATGAAGAAACAGCTTACTATATCAGTAGCCTAACCGAATCCGCTCAAGTATTTGCTAAAATTATTCGAGGACATTGGAAAATAGAAAATCAGTTACATTGGGTAAAAGATGTAATTTTTGAGGAAGATAAAAGCGAGATAAGTGATTTTCAAGCGGCCAGCAATTGGTCAATTCTCACAACTATAGGATTGAATCTTTTCAGAGGTTTGGGTTTTCTCTCAATAACAGAGGGACAGAGGTGGTTAGCTGAACGTTGGGAAAAACTGATAGTTTTATCGACGTAA